The Apium graveolens cultivar Ventura chromosome 6, ASM990537v1, whole genome shotgun sequence genome contains a region encoding:
- the LOC141667647 gene encoding F-box/FBD/LRR-repeat protein At1g13570-like, with protein MASDAKKTRQFENGSAAFDRISSLPTSLMELILERLPTHDAARTSVFSKTWRNVWGMHPRLHLDEHFISQLVSQKFSELDEQSKILEVSRIITDIFSAHRGPVLDFLLCIPRDLPIHQCQDMVTWIKNIANSGVRKVELLNESQDACIVPSHFFSCSQLTHLTLMNCILNPPLGFEGFRNLISVELVYVTINADMSFGTQLKELEMEICTGIEHLGRQFKRENNLTFLSIIDSEDIDWQWFECTQKMEVLRLGMDEVPSSGTEMITLDKLLCNMPRLSSLFLDGFFLKILESGAAILKKFPRAMENLKYLYLHRIELYDLIQIQHVLCLVRSSPYLHTLDIDLDHGVQSSDGMDLLDLATLSDHMIRLETLKIYDLIGSRAEFQFLKLLLTSSPSLKRIELKMKDIVDDPTEELRISQELLQIPRASNSAQIQWM; from the exons ATGGCTAGTGATGCGAAGAAAACTAGGCAATTTGAAAATGGAAGCGCAGCATTCGATAGGATCAGCAGCTTGCCCACAAGCTTAATGGAGTTGATCCTAGAACGCTTACCGACTCATGATGCAGCAAGGACAAGTGTTTTCTCTAAAACATGGAGGAATGTGTGGGGAATGCACCCCCGACTACATTTGGATGAACATTTTATCTCGCAATTGGTTTCTCAGAAGTTTTCCGAGTTAGATGAACAAAGTAAAATATTAGAAGTTTCCAGAATCATTACCGATATATTTTCAGCTCATAGAGGCCCAGTTTTGGATTTCCTTCTTTGCATTCCTCGAGACCTACCTATTCATCAATGTCAAGATATGGTTACATGGATTAAAAACATAGCAAACAGTGGTGTTAGGAAAGTGGAGCTTCTTAATGAATCACAAGATGCCTGCATTGTGCCCTCTCATTTCTTTTCTTGTTCGCAATTAACTCATTTGACCCTCATGAACTGCATACTAAATCCACCCCTTGGATTTGAAGGATTTCGTAACCTGATTAGTGTTGAACTTGTGTATGTCACAATTAATGCTGATATGTCATTCGGCACTCAACTCAAGGAATTGGAAATGGAAATCTGTACTGGGATTGAACATTTGGGACGCCAATTTAAACGTGAAAACAATCTCACTTTCTTGAGTATCATTGACAGTGAAGATATTGATTGGCAGTGGTTTGAATGCACCCAAAAGATGGAAGTTCTTAGGCTTGGGATGGATGAAGTGCCAAGTTCTGGTACGGAAATGATTACTTTAGACAAGCTACTTTGCAATATGCCTAGACTCAGTTCTCTTTTCCTTGATGGCTTCTTCCTCAAG ATTCTTGAATCAGGTGCAGCTATTTTGAAGAAGTTTCCGAGAGCTATGGAGAACTTGAAATATCTGTACCTTCACCGTATTGAATTATATGATTTGATTCAAATTCAACATGTTCTTTGTTTGGTCAGAAGTTCACCTTATCTGCACACTCTTGACATCGATCTG GATCATGGAGTACAGAGCAGTGATGGTATGGACTTATTGGACCTTGCGACGTTGTCGGACCACATGATTCGTCTTGAAACCCTTAAAATATACGACTTGATTGGTTCCCGTGCCGAGTTTCAGTTCCTTAAACTTTTGCTTACATCTTCCCCTTCGCTTAAACGGATTGAACTTAAAATGAAAGACATAGTTGATGATCCTACAGAAGAGTTGAGGATTTCACAAGAGTTGTTGCAGATCCCTAGAGCATCCAATTCTGCACAGATCCAGTGGATGTAG
- the LOC141667646 gene encoding F-box/FBD/LRR-repeat protein At1g13570-like, producing the protein MASDAKTRQFECGGAAVDRISSLPTSLMDSILERLPTDDAARTSVFSKTWRDVWPMRPRIHLDKNLISELVFEKFSELDEHTQLLELSQTITDIFSAHRGPVLDFLLFIPENLPIHQTLDMAIWIRNISDSGVRKLKLLNESLYNPFIVPSHFFSCSQLTHLTLVNCELNPPFGFGGFCNLISVELKYVGIYADTSLGTQLKELDMEVCTGIEHLGCQFNCENKLTSLRIVDCEAIYYQWFECIQKLQVLELGMNELPSTGKQVITLDKLVHNMPRLSSLFLDGFFLKILKPGAASFMRLSRTMENLKYLYLHCIELYELDQSQHVLCLVRSSPNLQLLKIDLLHGVQSDDGVDLSDFAVLSDPMILSRLETIMIFDLVGSLTEFQLIELFLVSSPSLKRIKLKTLTMKDPTDVFRISQEVEQIPRASKSAQIQWM; encoded by the exons ATGGCTAGTGATGCGAAAACTAGGCAATTTGAATGTGGAGGCGCAGCAGTTGATAGGATCAGCAGCTTGCCCACAAGCTTAATGGACTCAATCCTAGAACGCTTACCGACTGATGATGCAGCAAGGACAAGTGTTTTCTCCAAAACATGGAGGGATGTGTGGCCAATGCGTCCCCGAATACATTTGGATAAAAATTTAATCTCAGAATTGGTTTTTGAGAAGTTTTCTGAGTTAGATGAACATACTCAATTATTAGAACTTTCACAAACAATTACTGATATATTTTCAGCTCATAGAGGCCCAGTTTTGGATTTCCTTCTTTTCATTCCTGAAAACCTGCCTATTCATCAAACTCTAGATATGGCTATATGGATTAGAAACATATCAGACAGTGGTGTTAGGAAACTGAAGCTTCTTAATGAATCACTCTATAACCCCTTCATTGTGCCCTCTCATTTCTTTTCCTGTTCGCAATTAACTCATTTGACCCTCGTGAACTGCGAACTAAATCCACCCTTTGGATTTGGAGGATTTTGTAACCTGATTAGTGTTGAACTTAAGTATGTCGGAATATATGCTGACACGTCATTAGGCACTCAACTGAAGGAATTGGATATGGAAGTTTGCACTGGGATTGAACATTTGGGATGCCAGTTTAACTGTGAAAATAAGCTCACTTCATTGAGAATCGTTGACTGTGAAGCAATTTATTACCAATGGTTTGAATGCATCCAAAAATTGCAAGTTCTTGAGCTTGGGATGAATGAATTGCCAAGTACCGGTAAGCAGGTGATAACTTTGGACAAGCTAGTCCACAATATGCCTAGACTTAGTTCTCTTTTTCTTGATGGCTTCTTTCTCAAG ATTCTGAAACCAGGTGCAGCTAGTTTCATGAGGCTTTCAAGAACTATGGAGAACTTGAAATATCTGTACCTGCACTGTATTGAATTGTATGAATTGGATCAGAGTCAACATGTTCTTTGTCTGGTCAGAAGTTCACCTAATCTGCAACTTCTTAAAATCGATCTG CTTCATGGAGTACAGAGCGATGATGGAGTAGACTTATCAGACTTCGCGGTGTTATCAGACCCCATGATTCTAAGCCGACTTGAAACCATTATGATATTTGACTTGGTTGGTTCCCTCACGGAGTTTCAGTTGATAGAACTTTTTCTTGTGTCGTCCCCGTCGCTTAAACGGATTAAACTTAAGACACTCACAATGAAGGATCCTACAGATGTGTTCAGGATTTCACAAGAGGTGGAGCAGATTCCTAGAGCATCTAAATCTGCACAGATCCAGTGGATGTAA